A portion of the Maniola hyperantus chromosome 24, iAphHyp1.2, whole genome shotgun sequence genome contains these proteins:
- the LOC117993726 gene encoding uncharacterized protein produces MAVNKLFPLKLRPEEELAIRGAHLLGPSLEAKFDELKYEILSKIDKEVGDSKNTREYISQKYDELCNKIQYLGELDATVSGFRSDVKAVERQIAELSARVDDIEKRTIIKECPSLSSSVFSNIK; encoded by the exons ATGGccgtaaataaattattccctTTAAAGTTAAGGCCGGAAGAGGAGCTAGCGATCCGAGGGGCTCATTTACTTGGTCCATCTTTAGAAGCTAAATTCGACGAGTTAAAGTACGAGATTTTGAGTAAAATTGATAAAGAGGTTGGGGATTCGAAGAACACGAGGGAGTACATATCTCAGAAGTATGATGAGTTGTGCAATAAGATACAGTACTTGGGGGAGTTGGACGCAACg GTATCAGGATTCAGGAGTGACGTCAAGGCAGTCGAGAGGCAGATCGCAGAGCTGTCGGCCCGCGTCGACGACATCGAGAAGAGGACCATAATCAAGGAGTGCCCCTCACTCTCGTCCTCTGTGTTCTCCAACATCAAATAA
- the LOC117993723 gene encoding facilitated trehalose transporter Tret1-like yields the protein MEKPTMHMLSVQEKGGQTKRTNQYIAAVAAAIGAVAAGTILALSSPALPQIEPPEKKNANATEEPRPYDPFEVYNNATNATNITAVLYNQLGQPADFLLSTQESSLVSSIMAIGAAISALPVGVIADKVGRRPTILMLSVPFMLNWLITIFANGAGMLIAARFFAGLSTGGICVAAPMYIGEIVETSIRGSLGAFFQLFLTVGILFTFVVGAWTHWRTLSIVSAIFPVLLVAVFWWMPETPQYLLAKNKRRDAEKALRWLRGPDADLSGELEDMQKDVDNSSRQQGGIVRMLTHRAPLMALICSLGLMFFQQFSGIDAVIFYTVDIFKSAGSNIEPAIATIIVGVVQTLATYASSLLIEKAGRRILLLQSCIIMGICLIVLGTYFKLKESGSNVTAVGWLPLLCLVLYIISFSMGFGPIPWIMMSELFAAEFRGTASGITVVTIWCLVFIVTLCFPIMKVSIGIYSCFWFFGGFMIACVFFVFFLIPETKGKTLSQIQTILGGK from the exons ATGGAGAAGCCAACCATGCACATGCTGTCCGTCCAGGAAAAGGGCGGACAGACCAAACGGACCAACCAGTACATAGCTGCCGTTGCAG CTGCAATCGGTGCAGTGGCAGCAGGCACCATCCTGGCGTTGTCCTCTCCCGCCTTACCCCAGATCGAGCCGCCAGAGAAGAAGAATGCTAACGCCACCGAAGAACCCCGGCCATACGACCCCTTCGAGGTTTACAACAACGCCACAAACGCGACCAATATCACGGCCGTGCTGTACAACCAGCTGGGGCAGCCTGCTGACTTCCTGCTAAGTACCCAggaaa GTTCTCTTGTATCATCAATCATGGCGATCGGTGCAGCGATCAGCGCCCTCCCGGTGGGGGTGATTGCGGACAAGGTTGGGAGACGACCGACCATCCTGATGCTGTCAGTACCGTTTATGCTCAACTGGTTGATCACAATCTTTGCAAATGGAGCCGGGATGCTCATCGCTGCCAGGTTCTTCGCTGGATTGAGTACTG GTGGCATATGCGTAGCAGCCCCAATGTACATCGGCGAAATAGTGGAGACCTCAATTCGAGGGTCTCTGGGAGCCTTCTTTCAGCTATTCCTGACCGTGGGCATCCTCTTCACCTTCGTGGTTGGAGCTTGGACGCATTGGAGGACACTGTCCATCGTATCTGCTATCTTCCCTGTCCTACTGGTTGCCGTGTTTTG GTGGATGCCAGAAACCCCACAATACCTGCTGGCCAAGAACAAGCGCCGTGACGCTGAGAAGGCGCTGCGATGGCTCCGCGGCCCTGATGCAGACCTCAGTGGCGAATTGGAAGACATGCAAAAAGAT GTGGACAATTCATCCCGTCAACAAGGTGGCATTGTCAGGATGCTGACCCACCGAGCGCCCCTCATGGCTCTCATCTGTTCCCTGGGCCTCATGTTCTTCCAGCAGTTCAGTGGCATCGACGCCGTCATCTTCTACACAGTCGACATCTTCAAATCCGCAGGCTCCAACATTGAACCTGCCATCGCGACTATCATTGTAGGAGTCGTCCAAACTCTAGCCACATATGCTTCTTCCCTGCTAATAGAAAAAGCAGGCAGACGAATTCTTCTACTCCAGAGTTGTATTATTATGGGCATCTGTTTGATCGTACTCGGTACGTACTTCAAGCTTAAGGAAAGTGGTTCAAACGTTACCGCAGTTGGTTGGCTGCCTTTACTTTGTTTAGTCCTTTACATTATTTCCTTCTCAATGGGTTTTGGTCCAATACCTTGGATAATGATGTCTGAATTGTTTGCTGCTGAATTCCGTGGAACCGCATCAGGGATCACGGTTGTTACCATCTGGTGTTTAGTATTTATTGTCACTTTATGCTTCCCAATAATGAAGGTGTCGATCGGAATTTACAGTTGCTTCTGGTTCTTCGGCGGATTCATGATTGCTTGTGTTTTCTTCGTCTTCTTCTTAATACCTGAAACTAAGGGCAAGACTTTGTCACAGATTCAAACAATACTCGGCGGCAAGTAG
- the LOC117993722 gene encoding facilitated trehalose transporter Tret1-like — protein MEKPTMHMLSVQEKGGQTKRTNQYIAAVAAAIGAVAAGTILAWSSPALPQIQPPEKKNANATEEPRPYDPFEVYNNATNATNITAVLYNQLGQPADFLLSTQESSLVSSILAIGAAISALPVGVIADKVGRRPTILMLSVPFMLNWLITIFANGAGMLIAARFFAGLSTGGICVAAPMYIGEIAETSIRGSLGAFFQLFLTVGILFTFVVGAWTHWRTLSIVSAIFPVLLVAVFWWMPETPQYLLAKNKRRDAEKALRWLRGPDADLSGELEDMQKDVDNSSRQQGGIVRMLTHRAPLMALICSLGLMFFQQFSGINAVIFYTVDIFKSAGSNIEPAIATIIVGVVQTLATYASSLLIEKAGRRILLLQSCIIMGICLIVLGTYFKLKESGSNVTAVGWLPLLCLVLFIISFSMGFGPIPWMMMSELFAAEFRGTASGITVVTNWCLVFIVTLCFPIMKVSIGIYSCFWFFSGFMIACVFFVFFLIPETKGKTLSQIQTILGGK, from the exons ATGGAGAAGCCAACCATGCACATGCTGTCCGTCCAGGAAAAGGGCGGACAGACCAAACGGACCAACCAGTACATAGCTGCCGTTGCAG CTGCGATCGGTGCAGTGGCAGCAGGCACCATCCTGGCGTGGTCCTCGCCGGCCTTACCCCAGATCCAGCCGCCAGAGAAGAAGAATGCTAACGCCACCGAAGAACCCCGGCCATACGACCCCTTCGAGGTTTACAACAACGCCACAAACGCGACCAATATCACGGCCGTGCTGTACAACCAGCTGGGGCAGCCTGCTGACTTCCTGCTAAGTACCCAGGAAA GTTCTCTTGTATCATCAATCCTGGCGATCGGTGCAGCGATCAGCGCCCTCCCAGTGGGGGTGATTGCGGACAAGGTTGGGAGACGACCGACTATTTTGATGCTGTCAGTACCGTTTATGCTCAACTGGTTGATCACAATCTTTGCAAACGGAGCTGGGATGCTCATCGCTGCCAGGTTCTTCGCGGGATTGAGTACTG GTGGCATATGCGTAGCAGCCCCAATGTACATTGGCGAAATAGCGGAGACCTCAATCCGAGGGTCTCTGGGAGCCTTTTTCCAGCTGTTCCTGACCGTGGGCATCCTCTTCACCTTCGTGGTTGGAGCTTGGACGCATTGGAGGACACTGTCCATCGTATCTGCTATCTTCCCTGTCCTACTGGTTGCCGTGTTTTG GTGGATGCCAGAAACCCCACAATACCTGCTGGCTAAGAACAAGCGCCGTGACGCTGAGAAAGCGCTACGATGGCTCCGCGGCCCTGATGCAGACCTCAGTGGCGAATTGGAAGACATGCAGAAAGAT gtGGACAATTCATCCCGTCAACAAGGTGGCATAGTCAGGATGCTGACCCACCGAGCGCCCCTCATGGCTCTCATCTGTTCCCTTGGCCTCATGTTCTTCCAGCAGTTCAGTGGCATCAACGCCGTCATCTTCTACACGGTCGACATCTTCAAATCCGCAGGCTCCAACATTGAACCTGCCATCGCGACTATCATTGTAGGAGTCGTCCAAACTCTAGCCACATACGCTTCCTCCCTGCTAATAGAAAAAGCAGGCAGACGAATTCTTCTACTCCAGAGTTGTATCATTATGGGCATCTGTTTGATCGTACTCGGTACATACTTCAAGCTTAAGGAAAGTGGTTCAAACGTTACCGCAGTTGGTTGGCTTCCTTTACTTTGTTTAGTCCTTTTCATTATTTCCTTCTCAATGGGTTTCGGTCCAATACCTTGGATGATGATGTCTGAATTGTTTGCTGCTGAATTCCGTGGCACCGCATCAGGGATCACGGTTGTTACCAACTGGTGTTTAGTATTTATTGTCACTTTATGCTTCCCAATAATGAAGGTGTCAATCGGTATTTACAGTTGCTTCTGGTTCTTCAGTGGATTCATGATTGCTTGTGTTTTCTTCGTCTTCTTCTTAATACCTGAAACTAAGGGCAAGACTTTGTCACAGATTCAAACAATACTCGGCGGCAAGTAG